From Gemmatimonadota bacterium:
CCGCGCGCTCCAGGACGGCTTCGCGGAACACCTCGCGCGGGTGGATCAGGGAGGCGTCGAGCAGGCCACGCGTGACCAGCACGTCCCGGATCACACGGTGGCGTCGATCCAGCAGCAGGGCATGGAACTCCTCCTGCAGCAGCGGACGCAGGAGCGGGCCCAGCAGGCGTTCCACGTCCGCGGGCCCCTGGATGGCCACGCCGGCCTCCAGGCGCTCGGCCTCCGCCCGGCGGCCCAGCTCGGCAGCGACGACGATGCGGGCGGCGGTGGCCATGCCCACGCCCGGGATCCGCTCCAGGTGGGCCGGGGAGAGACGAGCCAGCTGCCGGAGCGAGCCCCCCGCGGCCTCCAGCACCCGGTCCGCGATCACGGACGCCGAGCCGGAGCGCCCCCCGCTGCCGACCAGCGCGGCCACCAGCTCGCGGTCGGTGAGCCCGCGGCCCCCCAGCGCGCGCAAGCGCTCCCGGGGGCGTTGCGCCTCCGGCAGCCTCGATCGGGCGGCCGTGGCGCCGTCGCTCAGCTCCCTCGTCCGTGGCACTTCTTGTACTTCTTGCCGCTCCCGCACGGGCAGGGATCGTTGCGGCCGGGCTCGTCGGCGACACGCACGGGCTCCGCCGCGCGCTCCTCCGCGGCTCGGTTCGTCACCATCGTCCGGGTGGGATCCGCCATGGGAGCCGCCACACCCGTGGGTGCCGGCTCGGGTGCCCGCGCGCGCGCGGCCACTCCGGTCTCGGGGTCCACGGTCGGGCGCGGGGCCGGGGCCACCGCGCGGCGCGGCGCGGGCGCCGCCGCGCCGGGCGCTCCGATCCGGGCGCCCTGGAAGGCCGACGCGGCGGACGGGGCCGGCGCCGTGAGCTGGGCCCGGAAGAAGTGGTTGGTCAGCGTGCCCCGCAGGTCGCTCATGAGGTCCACGAACATGTCGTAGGCCTCCTTCTTGTACTCGACCAGCGGGTCCTTCTGCCCCCAGCCCCGATAGGTGATGGACGACTTCAGGTGATCGAGGTCGTACAGGTGGTCCTTCCACTTGTGGTCGATCACGTTGAGCATGATCCACCGCGCGATCTGCTCGGCATGCTCTCCGAAGGACTCCAGCTTGCGATGGAACTGGTCGCGGGTGCCTTCCACGACCGCGTCCACCACATCCTCCCGGTGCTCGAAGGACGCGCCGTCGCCAGCGGAAAGCGGCAGCGCCTCCACCGGAACGAAGTGGTCGAGCAGGATCCGCTTGCGCAGCGCAGGCAGATCCCACTCCTCGGAGTCACTGCCACCGGGAATGGCTTCGTCCAGGAGCGCGTGGGTGGCCCCCTCGATCATCTCCCAGATCTCGCCCTTGAGGTCCTCGCCGCCCTCCAGCGCGAACAGGCGCAGGTCGTAGATCACCTCGCGCTGCTGGTTCATGACGTCGTCGTAGTCCAGCAAGCGCTTGCGGGCTTCGAAGTTGTTGCCTTCCACCCGCTGCTGGGCCCGCCCGATGGAGCGCGTCACCAGCGTGTGCGTGATCACCTCTCCCTCTTCCGCTCCGAGCTTCTCCATCACGCCGGTCACGCGCTCCGACATGAAGAGCCGCATCAGGTCGTCTTCCAGGGACAGGAAGAACTGCGAGGCACCGGGATCGCCCTGACGGCCGGAGCGCCCGCGCAGCTGCCGGTCGATGCGGCGGGACTCGTGCCGCTCCGAGCCGATGATGTGCAGCCCACCCATCTCGATCACGTAGTCGTCGCCGGCGGCGTCCAGGTCCGATCCGGCGCCCTTCAGGAGCTTCTCGCCCAGCACGGGATCCACCGGCAGGAGCTCCTCCACCTTCAGCTCGTGCGCGCGGGCCCACCCTACCGTACGCGGCTCCTTGACGCCCTCACCCAGCTTGATGTCGGTTCCGCGACCGGCCATGTTGGTCGCGATGGTCACGGCGCCCGGCTGTCCCGCCTCGGCCACGATGTCCGATTCGCGCTTGTGATGCTTGGCGTTCAGGACGTTGTGCGTGATCCCCCTCCGCTTCAGCATCCGGGACAGCTTCTCGGACACCTCCACGTTGGTCGTGCCCACGAGCACCGGCAGCCGCATCTTGTTGAGCCGCTCGATCTCGTCCATGATCGCGTTGAACTTCTCCCGCTGGGTGCGGAAGATCAGGTCGTTGCGATCGTCGCGCACCACCGGCCGGTTGGTCGGGACCACGGAGACGTCCAGCTTGTAGATCTGGTGGAACTCGTTCTCCTCGGTCTCCGCCGTACCCGTCATGCCGGCGAGCTTGTCGTACATACGGAAGTAGTTCTGGATGGTGATGGTGGCGAGCGTCTGCGTCTCGCCCCGCACCTCCACGCCTTCCTTGGCCTCCACGGCCTGGTGCAGTCCGTCGCTCCAGCGCCGACCCGGCATCTGGCGACCGGTGAACTCGTCGACGATGACGACCTGACCGTCCTCGCCGATGATGTAGCGCTCGTCACGCTGGAAGAGCGTGTACGCTTTGAGGAGCTGATGGATGACGTGGATGCGCTCGCTCTTGTCGGCGTACTCCTTCTCGAGCGTCGTCCGCTGCTCCCGCTTCTGCTCCAGCGTCAGGGCTTCGTCGTCCTCGATGCGGCCGATCGCCTCCGACAGGTCCGGCACCACGAAGGCATCCGCGTCACCCGGGCTGAGGTCGTCGAGCCCGCGATCGGAGAGGTGGACGTTCTGGCCCTTCTCGTCCATCGCGAAGAGCAGAAGCTCGTCCACCTCGTGCAAGCGCTTCTCGCGCATGAAATCCGCCTCGACCCTCTGCACCAGCTTCTGGATGCCGGGGTCGTCCGCGAAGAGCTTCATCAGGCGCTTGTGCTTGGGAGCACCCCGCTTGGCCGCCAGGAGCTTCTCCCCCGCGGTGTCCTGATCTCCGCCCTCGAGCGCCCGCTCCGCCTCCGCCACCAGCTCGCCCACGATCCGGGTCTGCTTGCGATAGAGGTTCGACACCAGCGGATTGAACTGCCGGAACGGCGTGGACGTGTCCTTGCCCACCGGACCGGAGATGATGAGCGGCGTGCGGGCCTCGTCGATGAGGATCGAGTCCACCTCGTCGATGATGGCGTAGTGGTGGCCGCGCTGGACGCGTTGCTCCAGCGACAGCACCATGTTGTCGCGCAGGTAGTCGAACCCGAACTCGTTGTTGGTCCCGTACGTGATGTCGGCGCGGTACGCGGCCCGACGCTCCGGCGTCCCTGGATCGTGTTGGTCGATGACCGCCACGGTCAGGCCGAGGAAGGAGTAGATGGTGTTCATCCACTCCGCGTCGCGCTGGGCCAGGTACGAGTTCACCGTGACGAGGTGCGCGCCCCGCCCCGCCAGCGCGTTCAGGTACAGCGGCATGGTGGCGACGAGCGTCTTCCCCTCACCGGTCGCCATCTCCGCCACGGCGCCGCGGTGGAGCGCGATACCGCCCAGGAGCTGCACGTCGTAGGGCACCATGTCCCACACGAGGCGGTGACCGGTGACGACGATCTCCCGACCGCGCAGGCGCCGGCAGGCCTCCTTGACGACGGCGAAGGCCTCGGGGAGCAGCTCCTCCAGCACGTCCTCGATGCGCTCCTTGAGCTGCTCCTCCCTCTGCGAGATCTCGAGGCTCAGCCGCTCCCGCTCGCCCGAGTCCTCCGAGTGGCGCTTCCGCTCCTTGAGGTCCGCGATCGCGTCCTCCAGCTCGCGGCATCGCTCGGCGAGCGTCGCCCGGAACTCGTCGGTCTTGGCCCGCAGCTGCTCGTCCGGGAGGGACGACAGGGCCTCGGCGTTCTCGTTGATCTCGGCGATGAGCGGCTGGAGCTTGCGCGCCTCCCGCTCGTGCCGGTTTCCCAGGAGCTTCTTGATCAGGGTCTTCATGGCCTACGCTGTCTTCACCTTGGACGCCGACGCCTGGATGCGGCGCGAGCGTCCGTGATCGGAATCGATGGCGGCCGGTGGCCTCCCGGCGCCTCAAACATACAAGTCCTCGGCCTCAACGATCCGGCGCACCGGCTCCGGCACCAGGTAGCGGATGGAGCGCCCTTCCTTCCTCCGGCGCCGGATCTCGCTGGAGGAGATGTCGATGCGGGGGATGGCCACGGCGTGGAACGGGAACCGGGGCTCCCCCGGAGTGATGCCCGCCCCTTCGCGCGAGACCACGGCCAGGCGCGCCAGGCGCGCGACGACCTCCGGCTCCCGCCACTCCCCGAACGCGCGGTACTGGTCCGCGCCGATGATCAGGGTCCACTCGGTCGGCTGAGGGGCCGCCTCCGCCAGCGCCCGCACGGTGTCGACCGTCCACGACGGACCCGCGCGGCGGGTTTCCCCGTCCCAGACCCGGAAGCCGTCGTGGCCCTGGATGGCGGCCTCCGCCAGCCGGACCCGCACGTCGGCCGGCGCCACCGGTCCCTCGGGACGGTGGGGCGGGCGTCCGGCGGGGATCCAGAGCACCTCGTCCAGCTCCAGCGCGTCGCGCACTTCCTCGGCCGCGATCAGGTGCCCCAGGTGCGGGGGGTCGAACGTTCCCCCGAAGAGCCCCACGCGGCGGACGGCACTCACCCCTCCCCGGTCCCGGTCGGCACCGCCTGGGCGGCCTCGCTGTCCGGATACTCCCGCAGCAGGCGGTCCCGGGCTTCGGCCGCCAGGTCGTCGTAGCCGATCTCGGTGAACAGCTCGAAGAGACGGAGCAGCGCCTGGGGCGCGAAGGACGAGCCCGGCCAGGCCTCGAGGATGCCCTCGTAGTAGACGCGCGCCGAATCGAAGAAGTCGCGGCTGAAGTAGAATTCCCCGGTCTGGAAATCCTTGGCGGCCAGCTTCTCCACCATGGCCGTGGCCAGGGAGTCCGCGGTCTGACCCGACGGATCGGCCGGATAGTCCGCCGCCGTGTTGCGACACGAGCCCAATGCCTGGACCGTGTGGCTCTGGTCGCGCTGCGGGATCGGCGACAACCCCACGTAGGACCGGCACACCCCCAACGCGGCGCGGGGCTCCAGGTCCGTGCCCGGATACCGGCTCAACACGCGGATGTACTCGGACGCGGCCGTGAGGTAGTCCTCCTGCTGGAAGTAGGCGTCGGCCAGCAGCAGGCGCGCCTCCCCCAGTCGGGGATAGTTGGGATCGAACGAGACGAGAAGCTCGAGCGCCTCGATCACGTCCCCCCATTCCTCGGCGGCATACGAACGCTCACCGAACGCCAGCAGCTCATCCGCAGTGTATCCCTGGAACCGGGGCGTGCTGCGACATCCGGCCAGAGCCAGCAGCAGCGCGCCGATCAGCAACCCTTTGATCCGCATCCCTTCCTCTACCCCCTCCCAACTTCTCGGGTTTCTGGCGCGCCACCATGGAGGAAACGGCCGACGACGCAGGATCGGAGCGGCATCCGGGGTCCCCTGCTCAGGCCGGGTGCCCGTAGAAGGCGCGGATGGCCATGGCCACCTCCTCCAACCGGGTCGCGCCCAGCTCGGGGAAGATGGGCAGGCTCAGCACCTGCTGGCAGAGGGTCTCCGACACGGGGAGGTCCCCGGCGCGGTAGCCCAGCTCCGCGAAACACGCCTGGAGATGCAGGGGCACCGGGTAGTAGATGCCCGACCCGATGCCCCGGCTGTCGAGGAAGGCCTTCAGCTCGTCGCGGCGCCGCACCCGCACCGTGAACTGGTTGTAGACGTGATGCGCCCCGGGCTCCTCCACGGGGAGGATCACCTCGGGCACGTCCTCCAGGGCCTCCAGGTACCGGGCGGCGTTCTCCCGCCGGCCGGCCGCCCATCCGTCCAGATGCGGCAGCTTGGCGGACAGCACGGCCGCCTGCAGGGCGTCGAGCCGGGAGTTGGTCCCCACCATCTCGTGGTGGTACATCTGCCGGCCGCCGTGGACCCGGAGCTTGCGGATGCGCTCGGCCAGGGCCGCGTCCCCGGTGGTCACCAGCCCCGCGTCGCCGAAGGCGCCCAGGTTCTTGGTGGGGAAGAAGCTGAAGGCACCGGCCCACCCCGCCGCCCCGGCCTTGACCGGTCCCCGGCCCTCGTCGCGCCACGCGCCGATCGCCTGTGCGGCATCCTCCAGCAGGTGGATCTCCCGGTCGCGGGTGAGCGCCGCCAGGGGTGCCATCGACGCCATCTGCCCGAACAGGTGCACCGGGATCACCGCGCGGGTCCGGGGGCCCAGGGCGGGCGCGACCGTGTCGGCGCTGACGTTGAAGCTCTCCGGCTCCACGTCGCAGAAGACGGGGCGGAGCCCCGCGTTCCACACCGCGCCGGCCGTCGCGAAGAACGTGAAGGCCGGCACGACGACCTCGGCGCCCGGCGCGGCGTCCAGCGCCTTGAGGGGCAGGAGCAGGGCGTCGGTGCCACTGGCACAGCCGATCGCGTGCGGCACGCCCAGGTACGCGGCCAGCTCGGCCTCCAGGCGCTCCACGGCCGGACCCAGCACGAACTGCTGGGCATCCACCACCCGCGTGACCGCCTCCGCGATCTCGTCCCGGATGGTCTCGTGCTGTGCCTTCAGGTCGAGGAGGGGGACGCGCATCAGCACCGGCTTTCCGGCGGACGGGCGCTGCCCGGCCGGCCGAAACGGATCTCGTCGATGCGCTGCTCGGCGCGGGCCACCAGGGGGCTCGCCCGGGACGTGCTCTCGCGCACCACGCGGCTGAAGGCCTCCAGCGCCGCCGTGCACTCTCCCAGCTCCGCCAGGGCCTCGGCCCGGTCGAACCACGCCTGCGCCAGCAGGTTGCGCGGCTCGCCCCGATCCAGCGTCATGGACAGGTAGCGCAGGGCATCCTCGGGACGGCCTTCCCGGCGCAAGCGGCTGCCCAGCTCGAAGGCGCAGTTGCCGATGTGCCAGTCCGCCTCGCGCCGCCCGGCGCGGTCGGCCTTCCCGGAGTACTGCGCGAAGAAGGACAGCGCCCGCTCGCAGTCGCCGACCTCTTCGTACGCGAGCCCGATCTCGAGCAGCACCGGGGTCGTCTGCGAC
This genomic window contains:
- the radC gene encoding DNA repair protein RadC; this translates as MRERQEVQEVPRTRELSDGATAARSRLPEAQRPRERLRALGGRGLTDRELVAALVGSGGRSGSASVIADRVLEAAGGSLRQLARLSPAHLERIPGVGMATAARIVVAAELGRRAEAERLEAGVAIQGPADVERLLGPLLRPLLQEEFHALLLDRRHRVIRDVLVTRGLLDASLIHPREVFREAVLERAAALILVHNHPSGDPTPSPEDRAVTATLSAAGQALGIPVLDHVVIAERGYRSLGTGNAGRLTADRAV
- the secA gene encoding preprotein translocase subunit SecA, encoding MKTLIKKLLGNRHEREARKLQPLIAEINENAEALSSLPDEQLRAKTDEFRATLAERCRELEDAIADLKERKRHSEDSGERERLSLEISQREEQLKERIEDVLEELLPEAFAVVKEACRRLRGREIVVTGHRLVWDMVPYDVQLLGGIALHRGAVAEMATGEGKTLVATMPLYLNALAGRGAHLVTVNSYLAQRDAEWMNTIYSFLGLTVAVIDQHDPGTPERRAAYRADITYGTNNEFGFDYLRDNMVLSLEQRVQRGHHYAIIDEVDSILIDEARTPLIISGPVGKDTSTPFRQFNPLVSNLYRKQTRIVGELVAEAERALEGGDQDTAGEKLLAAKRGAPKHKRLMKLFADDPGIQKLVQRVEADFMREKRLHEVDELLLFAMDEKGQNVHLSDRGLDDLSPGDADAFVVPDLSEAIGRIEDDEALTLEQKREQRTTLEKEYADKSERIHVIHQLLKAYTLFQRDERYIIGEDGQVVIVDEFTGRQMPGRRWSDGLHQAVEAKEGVEVRGETQTLATITIQNYFRMYDKLAGMTGTAETEENEFHQIYKLDVSVVPTNRPVVRDDRNDLIFRTQREKFNAIMDEIERLNKMRLPVLVGTTNVEVSEKLSRMLKRRGITHNVLNAKHHKRESDIVAEAGQPGAVTIATNMAGRGTDIKLGEGVKEPRTVGWARAHELKVEELLPVDPVLGEKLLKGAGSDLDAAGDDYVIEMGGLHIIGSERHESRRIDRQLRGRSGRQGDPGASQFFLSLEDDLMRLFMSERVTGVMEKLGAEEGEVITHTLVTRSIGRAQQRVEGNNFEARKRLLDYDDVMNQQREVIYDLRLFALEGGEDLKGEIWEMIEGATHALLDEAIPGGSDSEEWDLPALRKRILLDHFVPVEALPLSAGDGASFEHREDVVDAVVEGTRDQFHRKLESFGEHAEQIARWIMLNVIDHKWKDHLYDLDHLKSSITYRGWGQKDPLVEYKKEAYDMFVDLMSDLRGTLTNHFFRAQLTAPAPSAASAFQGARIGAPGAAAPAPRRAVAPAPRPTVDPETGVAARARAPEPAPTGVAAPMADPTRTMVTNRAAEERAAEPVRVADEPGRNDPCPCGSGKKYKKCHGRGS
- the nadD gene encoding nicotinate-nucleotide adenylyltransferase, which produces MSAVRRVGLFGGTFDPPHLGHLIAAEEVRDALELDEVLWIPAGRPPHRPEGPVAPADVRVRLAEAAIQGHDGFRVWDGETRRAGPSWTVDTVRALAEAAPQPTEWTLIIGADQYRAFGEWREPEVVARLARLAVVSREGAGITPGEPRFPFHAVAIPRIDISSSEIRRRRKEGRSIRYLVPEPVRRIVEAEDLYV
- the bamD gene encoding outer membrane protein assembly factor BamD, with product MRIKGLLIGALLLALAGCRSTPRFQGYTADELLAFGERSYAAEEWGDVIEALELLVSFDPNYPRLGEARLLLADAYFQQEDYLTAASEYIRVLSRYPGTDLEPRAALGVCRSYVGLSPIPQRDQSHTVQALGSCRNTAADYPADPSGQTADSLATAMVEKLAAKDFQTGEFYFSRDFFDSARVYYEGILEAWPGSSFAPQALLRLFELFTEIGYDDLAAEARDRLLREYPDSEAAQAVPTGTGEG
- a CDS encoding DegT/DnrJ/EryC1/StrS family aminotransferase, with the protein product MRVPLLDLKAQHETIRDEIAEAVTRVVDAQQFVLGPAVERLEAELAAYLGVPHAIGCASGTDALLLPLKALDAAPGAEVVVPAFTFFATAGAVWNAGLRPVFCDVEPESFNVSADTVAPALGPRTRAVIPVHLFGQMASMAPLAALTRDREIHLLEDAAQAIGAWRDEGRGPVKAGAAGWAGAFSFFPTKNLGAFGDAGLVTTGDAALAERIRKLRVHGGRQMYHHEMVGTNSRLDALQAAVLSAKLPHLDGWAAGRRENAARYLEALEDVPEVILPVEEPGAHHVYNQFTVRVRRRDELKAFLDSRGIGSGIYYPVPLHLQACFAELGYRAGDLPVSETLCQQVLSLPIFPELGATRLEEVAMAIRAFYGHPA